The following are encoded together in the Mycolicibacterium arabiense genome:
- a CDS encoding acyl-CoA dehydrogenase family protein has protein sequence MSGEAVALRHELRDLVREHVRDDFLGAFTADPADLETAQAFCRLLAERGLLCMSWPPEFGGRGSTPWEQTVVREEMWAHHEPRGAQYMGVNWVGPTLMRHGTPEQQRKHLPPIASGEVIWCQGFSEPEAGSDLASLRTTATRDGDGWRINGQKIWTSYATMAQWCFLLARTSRGEKKQRGLTIFLVPMDDPAITVRPIGAMLGPHHLNEVFFDDLRVTEADVLGTVDDGWSIVQNVLSFERVGIARYARCERLLHMAPDALGDRWDALPAELRARWARMLVHCRRARLLAYRVVALQASGEVKPTDSAAYRIAVTKLDQDSAEVLMEIVAAIPPDPSSAAETYRLEVEDHWRYSQASTVSSGSIEMQRILLARTLVSTR, from the coding sequence ATGAGCGGGGAGGCCGTCGCACTCCGCCACGAGCTTCGCGACCTGGTGCGCGAACACGTGCGCGACGACTTCCTCGGTGCCTTCACCGCCGACCCGGCGGATTTGGAGACCGCACAGGCCTTTTGCCGCCTGCTCGCTGAGCGCGGCCTGCTGTGCATGTCGTGGCCGCCGGAGTTCGGTGGACGAGGGTCGACGCCCTGGGAGCAGACGGTCGTACGCGAGGAGATGTGGGCCCACCACGAACCGCGCGGCGCGCAGTACATGGGCGTCAACTGGGTCGGGCCCACGCTCATGCGGCACGGCACGCCGGAACAGCAACGCAAGCACCTTCCCCCGATCGCCAGCGGCGAGGTCATCTGGTGTCAGGGGTTCAGCGAGCCGGAGGCCGGTTCGGATCTGGCGTCGTTGCGCACCACCGCAACTCGCGACGGTGACGGCTGGCGGATCAACGGACAGAAGATCTGGACGTCCTACGCGACGATGGCGCAGTGGTGCTTCCTACTGGCGCGGACGTCGCGAGGCGAGAAGAAGCAGCGGGGCCTGACCATCTTCCTGGTGCCGATGGACGATCCGGCGATCACCGTGCGGCCCATCGGCGCGATGCTGGGCCCGCACCATCTCAACGAGGTGTTCTTCGACGACCTGCGCGTCACCGAGGCCGACGTCCTCGGCACCGTGGACGACGGCTGGTCGATCGTGCAGAACGTCCTGTCCTTCGAGCGCGTCGGCATCGCCAGGTACGCGCGGTGTGAACGTCTCCTGCACATGGCGCCCGACGCACTCGGCGACCGCTGGGACGCCCTGCCCGCCGAACTGCGCGCCCGGTGGGCGCGGATGCTCGTGCACTGCCGCAGGGCCCGGCTACTCGCCTACCGGGTGGTCGCTCTCCAGGCCAGCGGAGAGGTCAAGCCGACCGACTCCGCGGCCTACCGCATCGCGGTGACGAAACTCGACCAGGACAGCGCGGAGGTGCTGATGGAGATCGTCGCGGCCATCCCGCCCGACCCGTCGTCCGCTGCGGAGACCTACCGGCTGGAGGTCGAGGACCACTGGCGCTACTCCCAGGCGTCCACGGTGTCCTCGGGAAGCATCGAGATGCAGCGCATCCTGCTGGCCCGCACGCTGGTGTCGACCCGATGA
- a CDS encoding FadR/GntR family transcriptional regulator, with translation MIGRTPQQRIAETVAAELRQRILVDPHAERLPTQDQLVKEFGVSHPSVREALRILETEGLVTVRRGSVGGAEVHRPDQTSGAYHLGLVLQGAGVTLGDLAEGLLRLEPLAAAEVARRPDRMAVVIPALTANVDASADAVSDGIAFTRIAREFHDLVVAFTPNDTIRHVVRSLVKLWSAQEQQWAAAVTRRGEYPSPAEARGAVRTHRRVVDEIAAGRADEVHRIAKRHLAATQAVLLERFTGDVVNAGPVRAPRAGSH, from the coding sequence GTGATTGGGCGGACCCCGCAGCAGCGCATCGCCGAGACGGTGGCCGCCGAGCTACGGCAGCGCATCCTCGTCGACCCGCATGCCGAGCGCCTACCCACCCAGGACCAACTGGTCAAGGAGTTCGGCGTCAGCCATCCCTCGGTGCGCGAGGCGTTGCGCATCCTGGAGACAGAGGGATTGGTGACGGTCCGCCGGGGCAGCGTGGGCGGCGCCGAGGTGCATCGGCCCGATCAGACGTCGGGCGCGTACCACCTGGGGCTGGTGCTGCAGGGCGCAGGCGTCACGCTGGGCGACCTGGCCGAGGGACTACTGCGGCTCGAACCGCTGGCGGCGGCGGAGGTGGCGCGCAGACCCGACCGGATGGCCGTGGTGATCCCCGCGCTGACCGCCAACGTCGACGCCTCGGCGGACGCGGTGTCCGACGGCATCGCGTTCACCCGCATCGCACGTGAATTCCACGACCTGGTCGTGGCATTCACGCCCAACGACACCATTCGCCACGTCGTGCGCAGCCTGGTCAAGCTGTGGTCGGCGCAAGAGCAGCAGTGGGCGGCCGCCGTCACCCGGCGTGGCGAGTACCCGTCACCGGCAGAGGCGCGCGGGGCCGTGCGCACGCACCGCAGGGTGGTCGACGAGATTGCAGCCGGCCGCGCCGACGAGGTGCACCGCATCGCGAAGCGCCATCTGGCGGCAACCCAGGCGGTGCTGCTGGAACGCTTCACCGGCGACGTCGTGAACGCCGGACCGGTGCGAGCGCCGCGCGCGGGGTCGCACTGA
- a CDS encoding class I adenylate-forming enzyme family protein has product MSISLLLEMASSDPDRTAVVSDDIRLSTGELSALADGGAGVVAASGARHVAYVGTGGAILPLLLFASARAAVPVTPLNYRLSTDGLRALLDRLPDPLVVVDAEYRDAVGEGYRLMDSAEFVEAARAAEPVTEFADPDAVAVVLFTSGTTSKPKAVELTHNNLTSYVTGTVEFASADPGDAALICVPPYHIAGVGAALSNLYAGRKMVYLRHFDAHEWVRLVGTENVTSATVVPTMLDRIVAVLDADKVTLPSLRTLAYGGSKVALPLVRKALSLLPEVGFVNAYGLTETSSTIAVLTPDDHRTALASTDDGAARRLGSVGQPVPGIEVQIRGEDGSVLGPGEPGELFVRGEQVSGRYTDIGSVLDEQGWFPTRDVAYLDADGYLFIGGRSDDTIIRGGENIAPAEIEDVLVEHPHVRDCAVVGAEDPEWGQIIVAVVVPRPDTDPDVEELRAYVRTRLRGSRTPDRVVFRSELPANATGKILRRELVAELNATSSKEPA; this is encoded by the coding sequence ATGAGTATCTCGCTGCTGCTGGAGATGGCGTCCAGCGATCCCGACCGGACCGCCGTCGTGTCCGACGACATCCGGCTCAGCACTGGCGAATTGAGTGCGCTCGCCGACGGCGGAGCGGGCGTCGTGGCCGCATCCGGCGCCCGGCACGTCGCCTACGTCGGCACCGGCGGCGCGATCCTGCCGCTGCTGCTGTTCGCCTCGGCTCGCGCCGCGGTTCCCGTCACCCCATTGAACTACCGGCTGTCGACCGACGGTCTGCGAGCGCTGCTCGATCGGCTGCCCGACCCCCTGGTGGTGGTGGACGCCGAATACCGCGACGCGGTCGGCGAGGGCTACCGGCTGATGGACTCGGCCGAGTTCGTCGAGGCGGCCCGCGCCGCCGAGCCGGTGACGGAGTTCGCCGATCCCGACGCCGTCGCCGTCGTGCTGTTCACCTCGGGTACCACGAGCAAGCCGAAGGCCGTCGAACTCACCCACAACAACCTGACGAGCTACGTCACCGGCACCGTCGAGTTCGCCTCGGCCGACCCCGGCGACGCGGCTCTGATCTGCGTGCCGCCGTACCACATCGCTGGTGTGGGCGCCGCCCTGTCGAACCTGTACGCCGGCCGAAAGATGGTGTACCTGCGGCACTTCGACGCGCACGAGTGGGTCCGTCTGGTCGGCACCGAGAACGTCACCTCGGCGACGGTCGTGCCCACGATGCTCGACCGGATCGTCGCCGTGCTCGACGCCGACAAGGTGACTCTGCCGTCGCTGCGCACGCTCGCCTACGGCGGCTCCAAGGTCGCTCTGCCCCTGGTGCGCAAGGCGTTGTCGCTGCTGCCCGAGGTCGGCTTCGTCAACGCCTACGGCCTGACCGAGACCAGCTCGACCATCGCCGTGCTGACCCCCGACGACCACCGCACCGCACTCGCCTCGACCGACGACGGCGCCGCCCGGCGGCTCGGCTCCGTCGGTCAGCCGGTTCCCGGGATCGAGGTGCAGATCCGCGGCGAGGACGGCAGCGTCCTCGGCCCGGGTGAACCCGGCGAGCTGTTCGTCCGCGGCGAGCAGGTCTCGGGTCGCTACACCGACATCGGCTCGGTACTCGACGAGCAGGGCTGGTTCCCCACGCGCGACGTGGCCTACCTCGACGCCGACGGATACCTGTTCATCGGTGGTCGCTCGGACGACACGATCATCCGCGGCGGCGAGAACATCGCCCCCGCCGAGATCGAGGACGTCCTGGTCGAGCATCCGCACGTGCGCGACTGCGCCGTCGTGGGTGCCGAGGATCCGGAGTGGGGGCAGATCATCGTCGCCGTCGTCGTGCCGCGACCGGACACCGACCCCGACGTCGAGGAACTGCGCGCATACGTGCGCACGCGACTGCGTGGGTCACGCACCCCCGACCGCGTGGTCTTCCGAAGTGAACTGCCCGCCAACGCGACCGGCAAGATCCTGCGTCGCGAACTCGTCGCCGAACTGAACGCCACGTCAAGCAAGGAGCCCGCATGA
- a CDS encoding SDR family oxidoreductase, protein MSDQRPLADRTLVLSGGSRGIGLAIALGAARLGANVVLLAKTGEPHPKLPGTVHTAVAEVEAAGGKGLAVVGDVRKEEDVARAVDAAVEHFGGIDVVVNNASAISTEPTEDLSAKKFDLMMDINVRGTFLLTKAALPHLRESPAAHVMTISPPLNMNPYWLGAHPSYTLSKYGMTLLSLGWAAEYADAGIAFSCLWPQTYIATSAVTNLASGNELVRRSRSSDIMADAAVAILTKPAAEVNGRTFVDADVLTAEGVTDLSRYGGGDDPMWDIFLDKS, encoded by the coding sequence ATGAGCGACCAGCGGCCGCTCGCCGATCGGACACTGGTGCTGTCGGGCGGCAGCCGCGGCATCGGACTGGCCATCGCGCTGGGCGCGGCCCGGCTCGGCGCCAACGTCGTCCTGCTCGCCAAGACCGGCGAGCCGCATCCCAAGCTGCCCGGGACCGTGCACACCGCGGTGGCCGAGGTCGAAGCCGCGGGCGGCAAGGGCCTTGCCGTCGTGGGCGACGTCCGCAAGGAAGAGGACGTCGCGCGCGCGGTGGACGCGGCCGTCGAACACTTCGGCGGCATCGACGTCGTCGTGAACAACGCCAGCGCGATCTCCACCGAGCCCACCGAGGATCTGTCGGCCAAGAAGTTCGACCTGATGATGGACATCAACGTGCGCGGCACGTTCCTGCTCACCAAGGCAGCGCTCCCGCACCTGCGCGAGTCCCCGGCCGCTCACGTCATGACGATCTCCCCGCCGCTGAACATGAACCCGTACTGGCTCGGCGCGCACCCGTCCTACACGCTGTCCAAGTACGGGATGACGCTGCTGTCCCTGGGCTGGGCCGCCGAATACGCCGACGCAGGCATCGCGTTCAGCTGTCTGTGGCCGCAGACCTACATCGCGACGTCGGCCGTGACGAACCTGGCCTCCGGCAACGAACTCGTCCGGAGGTCGCGCAGCAGCGACATCATGGCCGACGCTGCGGTCGCGATCCTGACCAAGCCCGCCGCGGAGGTGAACGGACGGACGTTCGTGGACGCGGACGTGCTGACGGCCGAGGGCGTCACCGACCTCTCGCGGTACGGCGGTGGTGACGACCCGATGTGGGATATCTTCCTGGACAAGTCATGA
- a CDS encoding methylmalonyl-CoA mutase family protein — translation MSDLVQTPSGIPLNPVYGPADRTEDPPAPGEYPFTRGNFASGYRGKTWTFRQYSGFGTAEESNQRYRYLLGQGGTGLSVALDLPTQCGYDSDDEEYGEEVGRVGVAVDTLADAEILFDGIPLDQISTSFTINGTAAILLAFYVAAAEKKGVPREKLTGTIQNDILKEYASRGTWIWPPEPSLRLIADTIEFCAAEVPRFNAISVAGAHFRDAGANAVQEMAFTLADGVTYCDTVVERGRMSIDKFAPQISFFFYTHGDFFEEIAKYRAGRRRWATIVRERYGSTSDKASMFRFGCVSGGASLYAPQAQNNLVRVAYESLASVLGGVQSMFTAAWDEPFALPSEESATLALRTQQILAYETGVAKVADPLGGSYFVEALTDATEEKIIEIMADLEQHGGMVRCIEDGYLQGLIADEAYKIHREVESGERPVVGVNKFVVDEPAPDLATYELDAEGRDLQLKRLARVKADRDDVAVKEALAALARSAEGDDNLMHRLIDCANAYCTVGEMVTTLKAVWGEFQQPVVF, via the coding sequence ATGAGTGACCTCGTTCAGACCCCATCGGGCATCCCGCTCAACCCGGTGTACGGGCCCGCCGACCGCACGGAAGATCCGCCTGCGCCCGGCGAGTACCCGTTCACCCGGGGCAATTTCGCGTCCGGATACCGCGGCAAGACGTGGACCTTCCGGCAGTATTCGGGATTCGGCACCGCCGAGGAGTCGAACCAGCGTTATCGATACCTCCTGGGCCAGGGTGGCACCGGCTTGTCGGTCGCCCTCGACCTGCCGACCCAGTGCGGTTACGACTCCGACGACGAGGAGTACGGCGAGGAGGTCGGCCGCGTCGGCGTTGCCGTCGACACCCTCGCCGACGCCGAGATCTTGTTCGACGGCATCCCGTTGGACCAGATCAGCACCAGCTTCACGATCAACGGCACCGCGGCGATCCTGCTGGCGTTCTACGTCGCCGCTGCCGAGAAGAAGGGCGTGCCGCGGGAGAAGCTCACCGGCACGATCCAGAACGACATCCTCAAGGAGTACGCGTCGCGCGGCACCTGGATCTGGCCGCCGGAACCGTCGCTGCGGCTCATCGCCGACACCATCGAGTTCTGCGCGGCCGAGGTGCCACGGTTCAACGCGATCTCGGTGGCGGGCGCCCACTTCCGCGATGCCGGCGCCAACGCCGTCCAGGAGATGGCGTTCACCCTGGCCGACGGCGTCACCTACTGCGACACCGTCGTGGAGCGCGGCCGAATGAGCATCGACAAGTTCGCGCCGCAGATCTCGTTCTTCTTCTACACCCACGGCGACTTCTTCGAAGAGATCGCCAAGTACCGCGCCGGCCGCAGGCGGTGGGCCACGATCGTGCGCGAGCGCTACGGCTCCACCAGTGACAAGGCGTCGATGTTCCGGTTCGGCTGCGTGTCGGGCGGTGCGTCGCTGTACGCCCCCCAGGCGCAGAACAACCTGGTGCGGGTGGCGTACGAGTCCCTGGCCTCGGTGCTCGGCGGCGTGCAGTCGATGTTCACCGCCGCGTGGGACGAGCCGTTCGCCTTGCCCAGCGAGGAATCCGCGACGCTGGCGCTGCGGACCCAGCAGATCCTCGCCTACGAGACCGGCGTGGCGAAGGTCGCCGATCCGCTCGGTGGGTCGTACTTCGTGGAGGCGCTGACCGACGCCACCGAGGAGAAGATCATCGAGATCATGGCCGACCTCGAGCAGCACGGCGGCATGGTGCGCTGCATCGAGGACGGCTACCTGCAGGGTCTGATCGCCGACGAGGCCTACAAGATCCACAGGGAGGTCGAGTCGGGTGAGCGTCCGGTGGTCGGCGTCAACAAGTTCGTCGTCGACGAGCCCGCACCCGACCTGGCGACCTACGAGCTGGACGCCGAGGGTCGAGATCTGCAGCTCAAGCGGCTGGCCAGGGTCAAGGCCGACCGCGACGACGTGGCGGTCAAGGAAGCCCTTGCCGCACTGGCTCGTTCGGCCGAGGGCGACGACAACCTCATGCACCGGTTGATCGACTGCGCCAACGCCTACTGCACCGTCGGCGAGATGGTGACCACGCTCAAGGCGGTCTGGGGCGAATTCCAGCAGCCGGTGGTGTTCTAG
- a CDS encoding cobalamin B12-binding domain-containing protein: MTTDSVSIQPARVLVAKPGLDGHDRGAKIVARTLRDAGFEVIYTGIRQRIEDIVSIALQEDVSLVGLSILSGAHVALTARTVDALRAADAGDIAVVVGGTIPESDVQKLLDAGAAAVFPTGTPLDTLVRDVRALTEKAGSDS, translated from the coding sequence GTGACGACCGATTCGGTGAGCATCCAGCCGGCGCGGGTGCTGGTGGCCAAACCCGGCCTCGACGGGCACGACCGCGGCGCCAAGATCGTTGCGCGCACGTTGCGCGACGCCGGGTTCGAGGTGATCTACACGGGCATCCGGCAGCGCATCGAGGACATCGTGTCGATCGCACTGCAGGAGGACGTCAGTCTCGTCGGCCTGTCGATCCTGTCCGGGGCACACGTGGCGCTGACCGCCCGGACCGTCGATGCGTTGCGGGCGGCCGACGCCGGCGACATCGCGGTCGTCGTGGGCGGCACGATCCCCGAGTCGGACGTGCAGAAGCTGCTCGATGCCGGTGCGGCAGCGGTCTTCCCGACCGGTACGCCGCTGGACACCCTGGTGCGCGACGTGCGGGCGTTGACCGAGAAGGCGGGGAGTGACTCGTGA
- a CDS encoding LLM class F420-dependent oxidoreductase — MRLGVMIGAERGDMARKVTKLVADIEWAEAAGMDTAWMPQVPDDFDCLTMVALMAAHTTRIELGTAVVPLQAQHPIALARQALSIHAMAGGRLALGVGPSHHWIVRDMLGLPYEKPAAYTRDYLEVLAAATAGPGPVDVENGSFTVHNPTALGAATPMPVLVAALGPVMLQIAGERADGTVLWMADEKAIGDHIAPKINKAAAEAGRPAPRVVAGIPVCLCANSEIDAAKERANRILSEAETSPNYQRLLDRGDARNVGDLCAAGDEESILKRFKQFADAGVTDLSVRLLPIGDNRDELIASKYRTREVIAELAKQVR; from the coding sequence GTGAGACTGGGCGTGATGATCGGGGCCGAGCGGGGCGACATGGCCCGCAAGGTCACGAAGTTGGTCGCCGACATCGAGTGGGCCGAGGCGGCGGGCATGGACACCGCGTGGATGCCACAGGTCCCCGACGACTTCGACTGTCTGACCATGGTGGCGCTGATGGCGGCGCACACCACTCGGATCGAGCTGGGCACGGCCGTCGTCCCACTGCAGGCGCAGCATCCCATAGCCCTTGCGCGTCAGGCGCTCTCGATACACGCCATGGCCGGCGGGCGGCTGGCGCTGGGCGTCGGACCGTCGCACCACTGGATCGTCCGGGACATGCTGGGCCTGCCGTATGAGAAGCCCGCGGCCTACACGCGCGACTACCTCGAGGTGTTGGCCGCAGCGACGGCGGGACCCGGGCCTGTCGACGTGGAGAACGGTTCGTTCACGGTGCACAACCCCACCGCGCTCGGCGCTGCCACGCCGATGCCGGTGCTGGTGGCGGCGCTCGGCCCGGTCATGTTGCAGATCGCCGGGGAACGCGCCGACGGAACCGTGCTGTGGATGGCCGACGAGAAGGCCATCGGCGATCACATCGCACCGAAGATCAACAAGGCTGCCGCCGAGGCAGGGCGACCCGCACCGCGCGTCGTCGCGGGCATCCCGGTCTGCCTGTGCGCCAACTCGGAGATCGACGCGGCGAAGGAGCGTGCCAACCGCATCCTGTCGGAGGCCGAGACGTCGCCGAACTACCAGCGTCTGCTCGACCGCGGTGACGCCCGCAACGTGGGTGACCTGTGCGCGGCAGGCGACGAGGAGTCGATCCTGAAGCGATTCAAGCAGTTCGCAGACGCGGGAGTGACCGATCTGTCGGTGCGGCTGCTGCCGATCGGCGACAACCGCGACGAACTCATCGCGTCGAAGTACCGGACGCGAGAGGTGATCGCGGAGCTGGCCAAGCAGGTGCGATGA
- a CDS encoding CaiB/BaiF CoA transferase family protein gives MSAPLAGIRILEVGVMLAGPYATMMLADLGAEVIKVEPPGGEISRQVSDSYFASLNRNKRSVCLDLASAAGRQRLGELAADSHALLVNMKPSVIRKLGLTYDAMREFNPKLVCVALTGYGLDGGDDPAFDYVVQAATGVAAMTGDPDGPPTLPGYSSADNSTGLTAALGLLAQVVSGRGGQVDVSLRDVMLSQLNYRAAAYLNDGVAPRRHPNGAHSYYVPAQLFPTADGHLALFITHDGFWKSFAGEAGIGGFEKMADRAARRDDVLELVTAVLATDTARGWEQRLRPLGIPAAAVRSLPEALEATPEAVVTAGEFRLVGGSVKVGGYDPQYRPAPTLDEYSAGTQSS, from the coding sequence ATGAGCGCTCCGCTCGCGGGCATCCGGATCCTCGAGGTCGGCGTCATGCTCGCAGGCCCGTACGCCACGATGATGCTGGCCGACCTCGGCGCCGAGGTTATCAAGGTGGAGCCTCCGGGCGGGGAGATCTCGCGTCAGGTGAGCGACAGCTACTTCGCCAGCTTGAATCGCAACAAGCGCAGTGTCTGCCTGGATCTCGCCTCGGCGGCGGGACGGCAGCGGCTCGGTGAACTCGCCGCGGATTCGCATGCGCTGCTGGTGAACATGAAGCCGTCGGTGATCCGCAAGCTCGGGCTGACCTATGACGCCATGCGTGAGTTCAATCCGAAGTTGGTGTGCGTGGCGCTCACCGGCTACGGGCTCGACGGGGGAGACGATCCCGCGTTCGACTACGTGGTGCAGGCGGCCACGGGTGTCGCCGCGATGACCGGCGACCCCGACGGCCCCCCGACGCTGCCCGGGTACTCCTCGGCCGACAACTCGACGGGGCTGACCGCGGCACTGGGACTGCTGGCCCAGGTGGTGTCCGGCCGGGGCGGCCAAGTGGACGTGTCACTGCGCGACGTCATGTTGTCGCAGCTGAACTACCGTGCGGCGGCGTATCTGAACGACGGGGTGGCACCGCGCCGCCATCCCAACGGTGCCCACTCCTATTACGTTCCGGCGCAACTGTTTCCGACCGCCGATGGCCACCTGGCGCTGTTCATCACCCACGACGGCTTCTGGAAGTCGTTCGCCGGCGAGGCGGGCATCGGCGGTTTCGAGAAGATGGCCGACCGCGCGGCGCGCCGCGACGACGTGCTGGAGCTGGTGACCGCGGTGTTGGCCACCGACACGGCGAGGGGATGGGAGCAACGGTTGCGACCGCTGGGCATTCCCGCGGCGGCAGTGCGCTCGCTGCCCGAAGCGCTCGAGGCGACTCCGGAGGCGGTCGTCACCGCCGGGGAATTCCGGCTGGTCGGTGGGTCGGTCAAGGTCGGCGGCTACGACCCGCAGTACCGTCCGGCGCCGACCCTCGACGAGTACTCCGCCGGGACTCAGTCGTCGTAG
- a CDS encoding 2Fe-2S iron-sulfur cluster-binding protein — MTADPLPTAEAGGEVKILLDRKRASVAMKPGETLLESARRAGMGPPFSCEAGNCGTCMAKLISGKATMRVNDALDEDEVEEGYILTCQAVPDTADIEISYDD; from the coding sequence ATGACTGCAGACCCCCTACCGACCGCCGAGGCCGGTGGCGAGGTGAAGATCCTCCTCGACCGCAAGAGGGCCTCCGTCGCCATGAAGCCCGGCGAGACGCTGCTCGAGTCGGCGCGGCGCGCCGGCATGGGTCCGCCGTTCTCCTGCGAGGCAGGCAACTGCGGAACGTGCATGGCCAAGTTGATCTCGGGCAAGGCCACGATGCGCGTGAACGACGCCCTCGACGAGGACGAGGTCGAAGAGGGATACATCCTCACCTGCCAAGCCGTCCCCGACACTGCGGACATCGAGATCAGCTACGACGACTGA
- a CDS encoding class I adenylate-forming enzyme family protein produces MATVLEERGVRAGDRVALMSSNRPEFVVALHAIWRLGAAVVLLSTAWKRAEVDHALALTRPSHAVGDHPVLADAMPMLELDQPVTPGRRTFDAPDPASDALFVFSSGTTGMPKAVRHTHGAFATAVAHWRTALALSSSDRMQIMTPPSHILGLLNIATALDVGAWIRLHPRFDVDTMLRHVESDRITVEMAVAPIALALAAHPRLEDYDLSSLRYVMWCATPVTRSVADRVTARVGVNWVTAYGASELPVITCNVLRGARLDTVGRAVPGVRIRIADLATGAPVPVGDDGEIQVLSPTAMAGYLPDDATADAFDDGWYRTGDVGHLDADGWLRITDRTKEMIKVRGFQVAPAEIEAVLHGHPAVADCAVFGVPDAISGEVIVAAVSRCAAVESDELIELVADRLASYKRPSRVAFVEEIPRLPSGKVLRRVLRERVMVSAKTGGL; encoded by the coding sequence ATGGCCACCGTGCTGGAGGAGCGTGGCGTGCGCGCCGGAGACCGTGTGGCGCTGATGTCGTCGAACCGGCCGGAGTTCGTCGTCGCGCTGCATGCAATCTGGCGACTCGGTGCGGCGGTGGTCCTGCTCAGCACGGCGTGGAAGCGCGCCGAGGTCGATCACGCGCTGGCCCTGACCCGACCGTCGCACGCCGTGGGGGATCACCCGGTGCTGGCCGACGCCATGCCGATGCTCGAGTTGGACCAGCCGGTCACGCCGGGCCGGCGGACATTCGACGCGCCCGATCCCGCCTCAGATGCGTTGTTCGTGTTCAGTTCGGGCACCACCGGCATGCCAAAGGCCGTCCGCCACACCCACGGTGCATTCGCGACGGCCGTGGCGCACTGGCGCACCGCGCTCGCGCTATCGAGCAGCGACCGCATGCAGATCATGACGCCGCCGTCGCACATTCTCGGGCTGCTGAACATCGCCACCGCGCTCGACGTGGGGGCGTGGATCCGGCTGCACCCGCGCTTCGACGTCGACACGATGCTGCGGCACGTCGAATCCGACCGGATCACCGTTGAGATGGCCGTCGCACCCATCGCGCTCGCGCTCGCGGCGCACCCCCGGCTCGAGGACTACGACCTGTCGTCGCTGCGCTACGTCATGTGGTGCGCGACGCCGGTGACCCGGAGCGTCGCCGACCGGGTGACCGCCCGCGTCGGCGTCAACTGGGTCACCGCCTACGGCGCGAGCGAACTCCCGGTGATCACCTGCAACGTCCTTCGGGGCGCTCGGCTGGACACCGTCGGCCGTGCCGTTCCCGGTGTGCGGATCCGCATCGCGGACCTCGCGACCGGGGCGCCCGTGCCCGTCGGCGACGACGGCGAGATACAGGTGCTCTCCCCGACGGCGATGGCGGGCTACCTGCCCGACGACGCCACCGCCGATGCGTTCGACGACGGCTGGTATCGCACCGGCGACGTCGGCCACCTCGATGCGGATGGCTGGCTGCGGATCACCGACCGCACCAAGGAGATGATCAAGGTGCGCGGGTTCCAGGTGGCGCCTGCCGAGATCGAGGCCGTCCTGCACGGGCACCCGGCCGTCGCCGACTGCGCGGTGTTCGGGGTGCCGGACGCCATCAGCGGAGAGGTCATCGTTGCCGCGGTGTCCCGTTGCGCCGCAGTCGAATCCGATGAACTGATCGAGCTGGTCGCCGACCGCCTCGCCTCCTACAAGCGGCCGAGCCGGGTCGCGTTCGTCGAGGAGATCCCTCGACTCCCCTCCGGAAAGGTGTTGCGCCGAGTGCTGAGAGAGCGCGTGATGGTCAGCGCGAAGACCGGAGGGCTGTGA